Proteins encoded by one window of Sorangium aterium:
- a CDS encoding tetratricopeptide repeat protein: protein MLSPAVGHAQPGKGKPVAAEKADAKGDKKPSKEVSADEDAGPVTAGQMTEEAAQGKRLFDSERWSDAARQLKRVVDGDTGDDEGNKQIAQYHLAIALYRLQFYQASYALFSQIADKPNHLKFNETLLWLSKLATQLPEPADIIERVGKYKTEQIARFNNPQQRDLYWQLNYLLGRYKYRNRNYEEAISLFAKVDPNSKYYVQAQFFSGISYVQLRKSVPAVKSFQRIVQAIDEGVEGLEDEARMRDLAFLSMARTYYSASVRLDDNNVPTIDAAKLSAAVKYWNRVDVASEYWLDSLFEQSWAYFMAGLYPQALGNIHTIESPYFPNSFYPEADILKAVVSFTICQYGDATTIVAKMKKKYEPIKKDLESILSRYQGEGNEERFFQFLKDVGAGKGDIPPRVRPIVENALSDRQLRRNMEYVRILDEEADRFKKAPANFRNSPVGSDVTDALEFARSLAIRNAGTLGRERYQRNLDELNEHLRDSSKILIDITAAERNKLDQQVVSGQLSKEDALTYGVVKPDDEHVLWPFDGEYWRDELGFYRQVVTSKCSK from the coding sequence TTGCTATCCCCCGCCGTGGGGCATGCGCAGCCCGGCAAAGGTAAGCCCGTCGCGGCTGAAAAGGCGGACGCCAAGGGCGACAAGAAGCCCAGCAAAGAGGTCAGCGCCGACGAGGATGCGGGCCCCGTGACCGCGGGCCAGATGACGGAGGAGGCGGCGCAGGGCAAGCGGCTCTTCGACAGCGAGCGGTGGAGCGACGCTGCGCGGCAGCTGAAGCGCGTCGTCGACGGCGACACCGGCGATGACGAGGGCAACAAGCAGATCGCCCAGTACCACCTCGCGATCGCGCTCTACCGCCTGCAGTTCTACCAGGCGAGCTATGCGCTCTTCTCGCAGATCGCCGACAAGCCGAACCACCTCAAGTTCAACGAGACGCTGCTCTGGCTGTCCAAGCTCGCGACGCAGCTCCCGGAGCCGGCGGACATCATCGAGCGCGTCGGCAAGTACAAGACCGAGCAGATCGCGCGCTTCAACAACCCCCAGCAGCGCGACCTCTACTGGCAGCTCAACTACCTGCTCGGCCGCTACAAGTACCGGAACCGGAACTACGAGGAGGCCATCAGCCTCTTCGCCAAGGTCGACCCGAACAGCAAGTACTACGTCCAGGCGCAGTTCTTCAGCGGCATCTCGTACGTGCAGCTGCGCAAGTCGGTGCCGGCGGTCAAGTCGTTCCAGCGCATCGTCCAGGCGATCGACGAGGGCGTCGAGGGCCTCGAGGACGAGGCGCGCATGCGCGACCTCGCGTTCCTCTCGATGGCGCGCACCTACTACTCGGCGTCCGTCCGCCTCGACGACAACAACGTTCCGACGATCGACGCCGCGAAGCTCTCGGCGGCCGTCAAGTACTGGAACCGCGTCGACGTCGCGAGCGAGTACTGGCTGGACAGCCTCTTCGAGCAGTCCTGGGCGTACTTCATGGCCGGGCTGTACCCGCAGGCGCTCGGCAACATCCACACGATCGAGTCGCCCTACTTCCCGAACTCGTTCTATCCCGAGGCCGACATCCTGAAGGCCGTCGTCTCGTTCACGATCTGCCAGTACGGCGACGCGACCACGATCGTCGCGAAGATGAAGAAGAAGTACGAGCCGATCAAGAAGGACCTCGAGTCGATCCTGTCCCGGTACCAGGGGGAGGGGAACGAGGAGCGCTTCTTCCAGTTCCTGAAGGACGTGGGCGCCGGCAAGGGCGACATCCCGCCGAGGGTCCGGCCGATCGTCGAGAACGCGCTCTCCGACCGCCAGCTCCGCCGCAACATGGAGTACGTGCGCATCCTCGATGAGGAGGCGGATCGGTTCAAGAAGGCGCCCGCCAACTTCCGCAACTCCCCGGTCGGCAGCGACGTGACCGACGCGCTCGAGTTCGCGAGGAGCCTCGCGATCCGGAACGCCGGCACGCTCGGCCGGGAGCGCTACCAGCGCAACCTCGACGAGCTCAACGAGCACCTCCGCGACTCGTCGAAGATCCTCATCGACATCACCGCGGCCGAAAGGAACAAGCTGGATCAGCAGGTCGTCAGCGGTCAGCTGTCGAAGGAGGACGCGCTCACCTACGGCGTCGTCAAGCCCGACGACGAGCACGTGCTCTGGCCGTTCGACGGCGAGTACTGGCGCGACGAGCTCGGCTTCTACCGGCAGGTCGTGACGTCGAAGTGCAGCAAGTGA
- a CDS encoding tetratricopeptide repeat protein, with translation MKQSKFGVLHALRAAAGTLAVAACAVTTSPASAADACITQPAKDAIAACPGGKLQVSAGKKPQVSFKSAPQGIQLKKREDLTKPTNPTASQASAQRDERRNRLAPKVRSLLVTEIQGLEGLYSSTPKNAPDRPKLMRRLAEGYVELESAAFRDKTEGQIKADEAKRKNPKAVAGIKAEIGKADKILSLARKQAIKYYTDLKTQYPKYCQSTNAADPAKSTGCTDEVLYYLAYEYEQAQQLEDARKVYFELIKNWPNSKYIPNAYLAFGELFFNEAQGDPSKWDLAEQSYVKVTQYPPPENKVWGYAHYKLGYVYWNKGDFARAISEFKKTIEYGQQFQQMPNAAQLAVSARRDIIPVYALAGDPRKSHDFLRPLSGDTSGSSEKTFKMMDDLGQNYLDTGHYKEGIELYTDLMTRDRGPRYCVYQGHIAEATLAMKSGNKDQIMGELGRQLDVHNKFLGEGHPADAKLKCSNITAGLLTETAMAWHLEAVGSGGVRGTGDKKTMQLAAQLYDKVVNNFKQEQFAKFEFPRILKEDWPNIFKIKYAMADLLYFQKDWAKCGPAFDSVVAEDPNGPQAAEAAYASVLCYQNIYTETHKDGSDKKGSGNLPDGGTGKKGDKKAEKAKFLPKDFSDSQKGMITAFNRYVCYIKPAANDKEAQEQYVEVKYARGRTYFEAQHWEEAALAFRDVALNHADKEVGIYASQLYLESLNVLGANMDPPRPSCYDDMAADVPKFVDLYCKGGKEKENAEQCGILIRIQRDIERLRAQKLVEAADAAGGVEALKNYEKAAVAYMDMWKKYGEAACEAKQPACEKSEEILYNAAKAFQAARLIAKSISARKILLDPRYNLHNTELAKTSIYEIGGNYQAIAVYDEAANWYERYARENPKGDKAAEALQDAVVLRLGLGQEDQAIKDADLFNKNYGKAKPAQTAQIAFAIGAHYIDREDWDQARRRLSTAMPQIDRNATFDVQVQAHAMYARVLLQTKSVTPANGEYNKVRGYWKDPAAALKKLDAIGGEEPEKLRRLGKVLTAVGEAYFHFAEQKRKDVDKIKFPEYKGSGNREDVLKHINTKVADWVKKKRPAIEAADAEYQKILKLEPTPPPKWVIAAGARVGQMWGKFVAEFRAAPIPKEWKGHGMVPGTDVSYDEIRGEYYSRLDEASEPQKQMAKGAFKTCLDLSVKYQYFDDYSRTCEVWLSKNYGAEYHLIDEFRGSPSRVNSGMSERPAPLNLDGTPFREALTAADKPAASKEKEEGEDKKAGDDKKASEDKKAAPAASGASKEGSALDRATTRPRK, from the coding sequence ATGAAGCAGTCGAAGTTCGGTGTACTGCATGCGCTCCGCGCGGCGGCGGGTACGTTGGCCGTGGCGGCGTGCGCGGTCACAACGAGCCCCGCGTCGGCGGCCGACGCGTGCATCACGCAGCCGGCGAAGGATGCGATCGCCGCCTGTCCGGGCGGCAAGCTCCAGGTGTCGGCGGGCAAGAAGCCGCAGGTCAGCTTCAAGTCTGCCCCGCAGGGGATCCAGCTGAAGAAGCGCGAGGACCTGACGAAGCCGACCAATCCGACGGCTTCACAGGCCTCGGCGCAGCGCGACGAGCGGCGCAATCGCCTCGCCCCGAAGGTGAGGAGCCTGCTGGTCACGGAGATCCAGGGGCTCGAGGGCCTGTACTCCTCGACGCCGAAGAACGCGCCGGACCGGCCGAAGCTGATGCGGCGCCTCGCCGAGGGCTACGTCGAGCTCGAGTCGGCGGCGTTCCGCGACAAGACCGAGGGGCAGATCAAGGCGGACGAGGCCAAGCGGAAGAACCCGAAGGCGGTCGCCGGGATCAAGGCCGAGATCGGCAAGGCCGACAAGATCCTCAGCCTCGCGCGCAAGCAGGCGATCAAGTACTACACGGACCTGAAGACGCAGTATCCGAAGTACTGCCAGAGCACCAACGCGGCCGACCCCGCGAAGAGCACGGGCTGCACGGACGAGGTCCTCTACTACCTCGCCTATGAGTACGAGCAGGCCCAGCAGCTCGAGGACGCTCGCAAGGTCTACTTCGAGCTGATCAAGAACTGGCCGAACTCGAAGTACATCCCGAACGCGTACCTCGCCTTCGGCGAGCTCTTCTTCAACGAGGCGCAGGGCGACCCGTCCAAGTGGGACCTGGCTGAGCAGTCGTACGTCAAGGTCACCCAGTACCCGCCGCCCGAGAACAAGGTCTGGGGCTACGCCCACTACAAGCTCGGGTACGTCTACTGGAACAAGGGCGATTTCGCCCGCGCGATCAGCGAGTTCAAGAAGACGATCGAGTACGGGCAGCAGTTCCAGCAGATGCCGAACGCGGCGCAGCTCGCGGTCTCGGCGCGGCGCGACATCATCCCCGTCTACGCGCTCGCGGGCGATCCGCGCAAGTCGCACGACTTCCTCCGGCCGCTCAGCGGCGACACGAGCGGCAGCTCCGAGAAGACGTTCAAGATGATGGACGACCTCGGGCAGAACTACCTCGACACAGGTCATTACAAGGAGGGCATCGAGCTCTACACCGACCTGATGACCCGCGATCGGGGCCCGAGGTACTGCGTGTACCAAGGGCACATCGCGGAGGCGACGCTCGCCATGAAGTCTGGCAACAAGGACCAGATCATGGGCGAGCTCGGGCGCCAGCTCGACGTCCACAACAAGTTCCTGGGCGAGGGGCACCCGGCGGACGCCAAGCTGAAGTGCTCGAACATCACCGCCGGTCTGCTGACCGAGACGGCGATGGCCTGGCACCTCGAGGCGGTGGGCTCGGGCGGCGTGCGCGGCACCGGCGACAAGAAGACGATGCAGCTCGCCGCGCAGCTCTACGACAAGGTCGTCAACAACTTCAAGCAGGAGCAGTTCGCCAAGTTCGAGTTCCCCCGCATCCTGAAGGAGGACTGGCCGAACATCTTCAAGATCAAGTACGCGATGGCCGACCTTCTGTACTTCCAGAAGGACTGGGCCAAGTGCGGTCCCGCGTTCGACTCGGTCGTGGCCGAGGACCCGAACGGCCCGCAGGCGGCTGAGGCCGCGTACGCCTCGGTGCTCTGCTACCAGAACATCTACACCGAGACCCACAAGGACGGCTCCGACAAGAAGGGGTCCGGCAACCTCCCCGACGGGGGGACGGGCAAGAAGGGCGACAAGAAGGCGGAGAAAGCGAAGTTCCTGCCCAAGGACTTCAGCGACAGCCAGAAGGGCATGATCACCGCCTTCAACCGGTACGTCTGCTACATCAAGCCCGCGGCGAACGACAAGGAAGCGCAGGAGCAGTACGTCGAGGTGAAGTACGCGCGCGGCCGCACGTACTTCGAGGCGCAGCACTGGGAGGAGGCCGCGCTCGCGTTCCGCGACGTGGCGCTGAACCACGCCGACAAGGAAGTCGGCATCTACGCGTCTCAGCTCTACCTCGAGTCGCTCAACGTCCTCGGCGCGAACATGGATCCGCCGCGTCCGTCTTGTTACGACGACATGGCCGCGGACGTGCCCAAGTTCGTCGACCTCTACTGCAAGGGCGGCAAGGAGAAGGAGAACGCCGAGCAGTGCGGCATCCTGATCCGCATCCAGCGCGACATCGAGCGCCTGCGCGCCCAGAAGCTCGTCGAGGCGGCTGATGCGGCCGGCGGCGTCGAGGCCCTCAAGAACTACGAGAAGGCCGCCGTCGCCTACATGGACATGTGGAAGAAGTACGGCGAGGCCGCCTGCGAGGCGAAGCAGCCCGCGTGCGAGAAGAGCGAGGAGATCCTCTACAACGCGGCCAAGGCGTTCCAGGCCGCCCGCCTCATCGCCAAGTCCATCTCGGCCCGCAAGATCCTGCTCGATCCGCGGTACAACCTCCACAACACCGAGCTGGCGAAGACGTCGATCTACGAGATCGGCGGCAACTACCAGGCGATCGCGGTCTATGACGAGGCGGCGAACTGGTACGAGCGCTACGCCCGCGAGAACCCGAAGGGGGACAAGGCCGCCGAGGCGCTCCAGGACGCGGTCGTGCTGCGGCTCGGCCTCGGTCAAGAGGACCAGGCGATCAAGGACGCCGACCTCTTCAACAAGAACTACGGCAAGGCGAAGCCGGCGCAGACCGCGCAGATCGCGTTCGCGATCGGCGCGCACTACATCGATCGCGAGGACTGGGATCAGGCGCGCCGGCGGCTGTCGACGGCGATGCCGCAGATCGATCGCAACGCGACGTTCGACGTCCAGGTGCAAGCGCACGCGATGTACGCGCGCGTCCTCCTGCAGACGAAGAGCGTGACCCCGGCGAACGGCGAGTACAACAAGGTCCGTGGCTACTGGAAGGACCCGGCGGCCGCGCTCAAGAAGCTCGACGCGATCGGCGGCGAGGAGCCGGAGAAGCTGCGTCGGCTCGGCAAGGTGCTGACCGCGGTCGGCGAGGCCTACTTCCACTTCGCCGAGCAGAAGCGGAAGGACGTCGATAAGATCAAGTTCCCCGAGTACAAGGGCTCCGGGAACCGCGAGGACGTCCTCAAGCACATCAACACCAAGGTCGCCGACTGGGTGAAGAAGAAGCGCCCGGCGATCGAGGCGGCCGACGCCGAGTACCAGAAGATCCTCAAGCTGGAGCCGACGCCTCCGCCGAAGTGGGTCATCGCAGCCGGCGCGCGCGTCGGTCAGATGTGGGGCAAGTTCGTCGCCGAGTTCCGGGCCGCGCCCATCCCGAAGGAATGGAAGGGGCACGGCATGGTCCCGGGCACCGACGTCTCGTACGACGAGATCCGGGGCGAGTACTACTCGCGCCTCGACGAGGCGAGCGAGCCGCAAAAGCAGATGGCGAAGGGCGCGTTCAAGACCTGCCTCGACCTGTCCGTGAAGTACCAGTACTTCGACGACTACTCGCGTACCTGCGAGGTGTGGCTGTCGAAGAACTACGGCGCCGAGTACCACCTCATCGACGAATTCCGCGGCTCGCCGTCGCGGGTCAACTCCGGCATGAGCGAGCGCCCTGCGCCGCTGAACCTCGACGGCACCCCCTTCCGAGAGGCGCTGACAGCCGCTGACAAGCCGGCTGCGAGCAAGGAGAAGGAAGAGGGCGAGGACAAGAAGGCGGGCGACGACAAGAAGGCGAGCGAGGACAAGAAGGCCGCGCCGGCTGCGTCCGGTGCGTCCAAGGAAGGCTCGGCGCTCGATCGGGCCACGACCCGACCCAGGAAGTGA
- a CDS encoding tetratricopeptide repeat protein: MRSITSLAAVAVLLLAATGCGGGSTGGTAHGAKDPTTGKTITDSKGQAVSVEAANKFKTAMDTMVQHDKAGDWSEATCSSTAQLFLDAADEQGSTTFAEAIYNAGLAYQRCKKDSEAKKHFTQALQKNPKFHPARVQVALYNLAESGDRNIDAAISEMRQAAVVDAQYKNVEALVHLALLYMKRGNQVADNDGPNDFQRAKRYIQSALAVDDAFMPAFNQLAIYYLETAKQKAGRKSGKAVATNVSKQKKVDTQALELAALVCSQAIRKNPNYAPIHNTAGMIQVELANLNGAVQEFNIARKLDPTFYEAQMNYAAVNLQFRGFQQADEAYRAALKMRPNDYDAHLGLALALRGQIDDSNFDSMVASASAELDAAKKVAPERAETYYNEAILTQEYKAKSGGKGAEGALMSAKGLFGQFIQKAGASTEFADAVKRSKERMSEIDQIIAFNKQTEAERKAAEADMKTKEAEQEAAAGSEGEGGEGGEATTPAPAPAQ; this comes from the coding sequence ATGAGAAGCATCACCTCATTGGCAGCGGTTGCGGTGCTCCTTCTGGCCGCGACGGGTTGTGGCGGCGGGAGCACCGGCGGTACGGCTCACGGGGCGAAGGACCCGACGACGGGCAAGACGATCACGGACAGCAAGGGTCAGGCCGTGTCGGTCGAGGCGGCCAACAAGTTCAAGACCGCCATGGACACCATGGTCCAGCACGACAAGGCTGGGGACTGGTCCGAGGCGACTTGCAGCTCGACGGCCCAGCTGTTCCTGGACGCCGCGGACGAGCAAGGGAGCACCACGTTCGCCGAGGCCATCTACAACGCGGGGCTCGCGTACCAGCGTTGCAAGAAGGACTCGGAGGCGAAGAAGCACTTCACGCAAGCGCTTCAGAAGAACCCGAAGTTCCACCCCGCTCGGGTCCAGGTGGCGCTCTACAACCTGGCGGAGTCGGGCGACAGGAACATCGACGCGGCGATCAGCGAGATGCGCCAGGCCGCCGTCGTCGATGCTCAGTACAAGAACGTCGAGGCGCTCGTGCACCTCGCGCTCCTGTACATGAAGCGCGGCAACCAGGTCGCCGACAACGATGGCCCCAACGACTTCCAGCGCGCGAAGCGGTACATCCAGAGCGCGCTGGCCGTCGACGACGCCTTCATGCCCGCGTTCAACCAGCTCGCTATCTACTACCTGGAGACGGCGAAGCAGAAGGCGGGCAGGAAGTCGGGCAAGGCGGTCGCGACCAACGTCAGCAAGCAGAAGAAGGTCGACACGCAGGCGCTGGAGCTCGCGGCGCTGGTCTGCTCCCAGGCCATCCGCAAGAACCCCAACTACGCGCCGATCCACAACACCGCGGGGATGATCCAGGTGGAGCTCGCGAACCTGAACGGCGCCGTGCAGGAGTTCAACATCGCGAGGAAGCTCGACCCGACCTTCTACGAGGCGCAGATGAACTACGCGGCGGTGAACCTCCAGTTCCGCGGGTTCCAGCAGGCGGACGAGGCGTACCGCGCGGCCCTGAAGATGCGTCCGAACGACTACGACGCTCATCTGGGCCTCGCGCTCGCCCTGCGCGGTCAGATCGATGACTCGAACTTCGACAGCATGGTGGCGTCCGCCAGCGCGGAGCTCGATGCCGCCAAGAAGGTCGCCCCCGAGCGCGCCGAGACCTACTACAACGAGGCGATCCTGACCCAGGAGTACAAGGCGAAGTCGGGCGGCAAGGGGGCCGAGGGCGCCCTCATGTCGGCGAAGGGGCTGTTCGGTCAGTTCATCCAGAAGGCGGGCGCCAGCACCGAGTTCGCCGACGCGGTGAAGCGGTCGAAGGAGCGCATGAGCGAGATCGACCAGATCATCGCCTTCAACAAGCAGACCGAGGCCGAGCGAAAGGCGGCCGAGGCTGACATGAAGACGAAGGAAGCCGAGCAGGAGGCAGCTGCCGGGAGCGAGGGCGAAGGGGGCGAAGGGGGCGAAGCGACGACCCCGGCCCCGGCTCCTGCCCAGTAG
- a CDS encoding FHA domain-containing protein, whose product MEGKQRVALTFALYQNEALVRRETITQDIVKVGKDAKSHLRVDDELASRMHAVIEVASPQDITLIDLGNEPGTMVNGARVNKCKISPGDQLQIGGTKIMLERAEPVAVAAAAGPAKPVPANPFAAAPGGNPFGAAAPGNPFAAAPPGNPFAAASAGGADPFSYNNPFAQSAPAVDEVPPDAPEGSYTYTLVKNGPDVPSEEVEVPAASVEVMILWDAAVLHVEHLTPPRSFYVGEEAGKNFKCDYFIPSEKLGTTRAPILLADRSGSVSVVLLPRATGTIEIPGRPKMTVQQAIDQGLTQPCSELSGAYQMALPSGGKAKVERRHRLPGVRRERGQGRGWPPPAGHPEPAVHGPLDGGSPRAARCDGLLHAAPRRYGRGRDLR is encoded by the coding sequence ATGGAAGGCAAGCAAAGGGTCGCTCTCACATTTGCGCTCTACCAAAACGAGGCGCTCGTCCGCCGGGAGACGATCACCCAGGATATCGTCAAGGTAGGCAAGGACGCGAAGAGCCATCTGCGTGTCGATGACGAGCTTGCCTCGCGCATGCACGCGGTCATCGAGGTCGCCTCCCCGCAGGACATCACGCTCATCGATCTCGGCAACGAGCCGGGCACGATGGTGAACGGGGCGCGCGTCAACAAGTGCAAGATCAGCCCAGGCGATCAGCTGCAGATCGGCGGCACGAAGATCATGCTGGAGCGCGCGGAGCCGGTGGCGGTCGCCGCGGCGGCGGGCCCCGCCAAGCCGGTCCCCGCAAACCCGTTTGCGGCGGCGCCTGGTGGGAACCCGTTCGGCGCTGCGGCGCCCGGGAATCCGTTCGCGGCCGCGCCCCCTGGGAACCCGTTCGCAGCCGCCTCCGCGGGCGGGGCGGACCCGTTCTCCTACAACAACCCGTTCGCGCAGTCGGCGCCGGCCGTCGACGAGGTGCCCCCGGACGCGCCGGAGGGCTCCTACACGTACACGCTCGTGAAGAACGGGCCGGACGTGCCGAGCGAGGAAGTCGAGGTCCCGGCGGCCTCCGTCGAGGTCATGATCCTGTGGGATGCCGCGGTGCTCCACGTCGAGCACCTCACGCCGCCGCGCTCCTTCTACGTGGGTGAGGAGGCGGGGAAGAACTTCAAGTGCGACTACTTCATCCCCTCGGAGAAGCTCGGCACGACGCGGGCGCCCATCCTCCTCGCGGATCGCTCCGGCTCGGTCTCCGTGGTGCTCCTGCCCCGCGCGACCGGCACCATCGAGATCCCGGGTAGGCCGAAGATGACGGTGCAGCAGGCGATCGATCAGGGCCTCACGCAGCCGTGTTCCGAGCTCTCTGGCGCCTATCAGATGGCGCTTCCGTCGGGCGGTAAGGCGAAGGTCGAGCGACGGCATCGTCTTCCAGGTGTCCGCCGTGAACGCGGGCAAGGTCGTGGCTGGCCACCTCCAGCTGGACACCCAGAGCCTGCTGTACACGGGCCTCTCGATGGCGGTTCACCTCGGGCTGCTCGCTGCGATGGCCTTCTTCATGCCGCCCCTCGGCGATACGGGCGAGGACGGGATCTCCGCTGA
- a CDS encoding AgmX/PglI C-terminal domain-containing protein: MAFFMPPLGDTGEDGISADQQFLIQQYLAAAAEKEMEEKETEQVAENAADNKEGGTGTRAKGEEGSMGNPNTKATGNRYGVQGPADNPDPHIARQAALRDAAEFGMIGLLNAGAGGDPNAPTAPWGRDDSLGNDALSARGNMWGDQIGDSFGAGGLGLSGIGEGGGGRGEGIGLGSIGTIGHGAGTGTGQGFGSGHGRLGGSHRTKPPQVRMGATSVSGRLPPEVIQRIVRQNFGRFRLCYENGLRNNPNLQGRVAVRFVIGRDGAVSNVGNGGSDLPDNGVVSCVVRAFYGLSFPQPEGGIVTVVYPIMLSPGG; the protein is encoded by the coding sequence ATGGCCTTCTTCATGCCGCCCCTCGGCGATACGGGCGAGGACGGGATCTCCGCTGACCAGCAGTTCCTGATCCAGCAGTACCTCGCGGCGGCCGCCGAGAAGGAGATGGAGGAGAAGGAGACCGAGCAGGTCGCCGAGAACGCGGCGGACAACAAGGAGGGTGGCACCGGTACACGCGCCAAGGGTGAAGAGGGTTCGATGGGTAACCCGAACACCAAGGCCACCGGCAACCGCTACGGCGTCCAGGGGCCCGCCGACAACCCGGATCCGCACATCGCCCGCCAGGCCGCGCTCCGCGACGCCGCGGAGTTCGGCATGATCGGGCTGCTGAACGCCGGCGCCGGCGGCGATCCGAACGCGCCGACCGCGCCGTGGGGACGCGACGATTCGCTCGGGAACGATGCGCTGAGCGCCCGCGGCAACATGTGGGGCGATCAGATCGGCGACTCGTTCGGCGCTGGCGGCCTTGGCCTCTCCGGCATCGGCGAGGGTGGTGGCGGGCGCGGCGAGGGCATCGGCCTCGGCTCGATCGGCACCATCGGGCACGGCGCCGGCACCGGCACCGGCCAGGGCTTCGGCTCCGGCCATGGCCGCCTCGGTGGGTCTCATCGCACCAAGCCGCCGCAGGTGCGTATGGGTGCGACCAGCGTGAGCGGCCGCCTGCCCCCCGAGGTCATCCAGCGTATCGTCCGTCAGAACTTCGGTCGATTCCGGCTTTGCTACGAGAACGGGCTCAGGAACAACCCGAATCTGCAGGGCCGTGTCGCGGTGCGCTTCGTCATCGGGCGCGACGGCGCGGTCTCCAACGTGGGTAACGGCGGTTCGGATCTGCCCGATAACGGCGTGGTTTCCTGCGTCGTTCGGGCGTTCTACGGCCTGTCGTTCCCGCAGCCCGAGGGCGGTATCGTCACCGTCGTCTACCCGATCATGCTCAGCCCCGGCGGCTGA
- a CDS encoding tetratricopeptide repeat protein: MKLGAFLMVGLVAASAAGLGCSRHRQEAVILANQADKEVAVNPDGAANKYEQATKLDPTNHRIFFKLAMAHKKQEEWDKVASTLSRATQIAPKFANYWFERGWALEQQAKKKTISYEESKEPYQKCIENDPNFADCYSQLGNVYLWTDDEQKALENLTKAIEHNPNEIRYYAALADLYSRLGYTKEAEQVLKEAMSFAKPGDKYLFGIHSLLASVYQDRGSTAEMVSELEAAKAVAPTDGPESVQILWSLGSTYATLDPPRKQEAIQMLKGFTTRACKGSKAASFKTECETANTLVARLGGQ, encoded by the coding sequence ATGAAGCTTGGGGCATTCTTGATGGTTGGCCTGGTCGCGGCGAGCGCGGCGGGCCTGGGCTGCAGCCGGCACCGCCAGGAGGCCGTCATCCTGGCGAATCAGGCCGACAAGGAGGTCGCCGTCAACCCCGACGGTGCGGCCAACAAGTACGAGCAAGCGACCAAGCTCGACCCGACCAACCACCGCATCTTCTTCAAGCTGGCGATGGCTCACAAGAAGCAGGAGGAGTGGGACAAAGTCGCATCGACGCTGTCTCGCGCCACGCAGATCGCCCCGAAGTTCGCCAACTACTGGTTCGAACGGGGGTGGGCGCTCGAGCAGCAGGCGAAGAAGAAGACGATCTCCTACGAAGAGTCCAAAGAGCCGTACCAGAAGTGCATCGAGAACGACCCCAACTTCGCGGACTGCTACTCCCAGCTCGGGAACGTCTATCTCTGGACGGACGACGAGCAGAAGGCGCTCGAGAACCTCACCAAGGCGATCGAGCACAACCCGAACGAAATCCGCTACTACGCGGCGCTCGCCGACCTGTACTCCCGTCTCGGGTACACGAAGGAGGCCGAGCAGGTGCTCAAGGAGGCGATGTCGTTCGCGAAGCCGGGGGACAAGTACCTCTTCGGCATCCACAGCCTGCTCGCGTCGGTCTACCAGGACCGGGGGTCCACGGCGGAGATGGTGTCCGAGCTCGAGGCCGCCAAGGCGGTGGCGCCGACGGATGGTCCCGAGTCTGTACAGATCCTCTGGAGTCTCGGGAGCACCTACGCGACCCTGGATCCGCCGCGCAAGCAGGAGGCGATCCAGATGCTCAAGGGGTTCACCACCCGCGCCTGTAAGGGCTCGAAGGCGGCGAGCTTCAAGACCGAGTGCGAGACGGCGAACACGCTCGTCGCGCGGCTCGGCGGTCAGTAG